The genomic segment CCTTGCCGCTCTGACGGGCTGCCAGGCTACCGGACGGGACCTCAGTAGCGCAGCGCCTGAGCAGGCGAAGTTCGGGTGGGGCGTTGCCAGCGGTGATCCAACCCGGTCTGCCGTCGTCATCTGGACGCGCGCGATACCGGAAAATCCTGCAGCAACGAGCCTGGAGCTGGTTTACGAACTGTCGGAAGATCCAGGTTTCATGCGCATTGTGAGGTCTGGCGCCATTCGGACTTCAGCCGGGAGGGATTTTACCGCCAAGGCGGATGTGACAGGACTTGAAGCCGGGTGCACCTATTTTTACCGGTTTCGGGCGGGGCGGGCATTGTCTCCTGTCGGACGGACCAGGACGCTTCCGGCAGACGATAGCAAGCCGATCAACATCGCGCTGGCCTCCTGCGCCAACTTTCCGTCCGGCTTCTACAACGCGTACAGGGAAATCTCGAAGATTGAAGATCTCGATGCCGTTATTCATGTCGGCGACTATATCTATGAGCATGCTGCCGGCGAGTATGATGGGGCTGTCGGTGAGCGTATCGGGCGGGTCCATATCCCTGCCAATGAAATTGTCACGCTGGAAGACTATCGTCAGAGGCTGGCTCAGTACCGGGAGGATGTGGACCTGCAGGCGGCCCATGCACATGCACCATTCATTACCGTTTGGGACGATCATGAAACCGCAAACAATAGCTGGCAGGAAGGAGCATCCGGACATGACCCTGAGACGGAAGGGCGTTGGCGAACGCGCCGGGATGCAGCCCTGCAGGCCTATTTCGAATGGTTGCCCATGCGGGACCCTCAGCCGGGCTCAGCCCGCGAACGACTGAACCGTGTTTACGATTTTGGATCCATTGCGAGCGTGGTGGTTATTGAAACCCGCCTGACCGGCCGGGACAAGCAGCTTTCCTATGCCGAAGATATGCCCATGCACAAGGATGGTACGCCGGATATTGAAGCCTTTGAGCGGAACGTGCTGGAGTCTCCTGATCGCAGCATGATGGGTGCGTCGCAAGAAGCTTGGTTTGCGGAAGCGCTGCAGAGTTCACGTCAACGGAACATGCAATGGCAGGTTATCGCCAACCAGACGGTTATGGCGCGTATGCGCACCCCGGATTTCATGACGGTTCTGCCAGCAGATATTGTGGAGCCTGCAATCGAAAGGGGCGGATACGTCGCAGGATGGCTGCAACGCAGCACATTGGGCTTGCCGGTCGGACTGGACTCCTGGGATGGCTATCCCGCGGCTCGGAAGCGGCTTTATGAGGCGGCTCAATCGGCGGGTGCCAACCTCGTTGTGTTGTCAGGCGACAGTCACATGTTCTGGGCCAACGACCTACATCATCCGGACTCGGAATCCTTCGTCGGCGTCGAGTTGGCAACGGGCAGCATTACCTCACCGGGTGGCTATGGGTACATCAGCAATACTCCGGAATTCTATGCCACTGTCGAAGACGCAGTCATCAGGAAAAATCCAGATGTGAAATATGCGAACGTTCGAGATCACGGGTTCATCCATCTTACGCTTACGCGGGATCGTGTGCGGGCCAGATATATCGCTGTCAGCACCATAACCGATCCCAACTACGTTGCGCATTGCTTCCTCGACGTTGTTGCGACGCCGAAGTCCGGTCTGAAACGGAGCTGACGCGATTCCAGGAACTCAGCCGGGCATTGTCAAAGGAGCTGGTCTTGAGGTGGGCGATCCTGTCGTCTGGCCTTGGGAAATGCCCCAAAACCCATTCCGCTACTTCGAGACATCGCCCGAGATCATCCAACTTTCGGTCATGATGTATGTTCGATTTCCGCTCTCATTGCGCAATGTCGAAGACCTACTCCATGAGCGCAGGATCGAAATTTGCCATGAAATTGTCCGTCAATGGGTGGACCGCTTCGGCACTTATTTCGCGCACAAGATCCGCAAGCGTCGCTCGAAAGCTATGCGACAGAGCCCGCAATGGCATTGGCATCTGGATGAGGTCTTCGTGAAGATCCGGGGTGAGCGGCATTACTTGTGGCGCGCGATCGATCATGAAGGTGAGGTGCTTGAATCCTATGTTACCAAGAAGCGGGACAAGGCTGCTGCATTGAAATTCCTAAAGAAAGCAATGAAGCGTTACGGGAATCCGCATGTCGTGCTAACGGATAGATGCCCGTCCTACAGAGCTGCCATGAAGGTGATTGGAAGCGAGGGCCGCCAGGAAACTGGCCGGCATCTCAACAATCGTGCTGAAAATTCCCACTTTCCATTCCGACGAAGAGAACGGGCCATGTCACGGTTCCGGCGCATGCGAAGTCTGCAGAAATTCGCTTCAATCCATTCGTCAGTATACAGTCACTTAAATCATCAAAGGGGTATCGAGAGCAGGCCCAGGTTCAAATCGCTACGCGACGCCGCTCTTTTCGAATGGCGGGAATTGGTCGTCGCCTGAGACATGCCGGCTCGCCAAAAATGGAGACGGGTTCGCATTCGTCTGGCAGCACTTGAGCGGGGCTCGATCAGATGAGGCCACGTGCAGTCGCGAATGCGTTTGCTACTGTCAGGGCCAGCCGGATGGCTGGCAAACGTTTGCGTTCACCCCGGATTGCAAGATATCCGTTAACGGTAAGCGACTTTGAGTTTGATGATATTTCAACCGTCCGTATGCGTGGGTCTGGTGGGCATTCGTGGCGAAGCATCAGGCTGATGCCTATGTTGTTGGCAATTGCTTCCCGGATCATCTCGCGCGTATGCATTTCCATGATCCGTGCGGGCTCGACTGAGGATTCCGACAAGATGCGCTTGATCGAGCTAAGAGTACGAGAGGTGGGTTCACGTATCAAAAGTACTTCGCTCTGCAGGCGCAATAAATCAAATTGCTTCGCACCATGATCATCCCAATCGGCATGAACGACGGCAACAAGCGTATCGCTATAGAGGGGGGCGTAGACATAGTCGCTGTGTACAAATGGTTCGCAGACAATAGCGACGTCTATCTGCGCTTTCAGAAGAAGTTCATTCGTCGCCTGTGCATTTGATACGGTCACCTTGAAATCGGTTTCCGGAGCATGTGCCAGATATGCTGCCATAAACTCAGCAGTCTGTGGTGGAGAATCCGTTCCAAGGCGAATTGTGCCGCCTTCTTCGGTTTTGGTTTCGCCGAGCAAAAGTGAGATTTCATCTGCGACACCGAACAGCGCGGTTGTCCTTTTCAGCAGGCTTTCGCCTGCTGGTGTGAGGCTGAGCGGCGGACGCGTCCCTTCGATCAGTTTCAATTGGTATCTGTCTTCGAGAGCCTTGAGTTGTTTCGAAAGCGTGGGCTGGGAAACATTTAGACGGCGGGCGGCCCGGGAGACGCCCTGTTCAAGGGCAATCGCATGAAATGCCCGGAGGTGCTGGAAATTGATGGTCATGTGCCCTCAAACGGTTCCTGATTGAGTGTACCTGCGTTGTTAGAACTTCAGGCGCCCAATATCTATCTATAGCTTCTCGGCTATAGCCCCTATGTCTCAAATGTATTCGCGTAGACTGCGTTTATTCGCGAAACCCATGCAGGTGAAAACTGTTTGCGGGTTTAGTTATATGGCGAACGAATATGATGTTGTGGTGGTCGGGGCAGGTATTGTCGGAATTGCCCACGCGCTTGCCGCCGCGAAGTTCGGAGCGCGGGTTGCACTGGTCGAGGCCAGGCCCAAGGCAGTTGGCGCGAGCATCCGGAATTTTGGCTTCGTGACAGTCACGGGACAGGAGCGACACCAAATGTGGTCGCTGGCCCGCCGTTCGCGAAACAGATGGGCGGAGGTTGCGTCAGCTACAGGTATAAAGGTCGAGCAGACTGGAATGATCATGGCTGCGCGGCGCCGTGAGGCTGCGGCGGTTCTGGAAGAGTTTCTCGACACTGAGATGGGTGAGGATTGTATTCTCGCCGACCCGAGGGAGCTTCAGCGCCATGCGCCCGGTGTTCCATTCGAAAACCTGATATGTGCCCTTGTCAGCCCACACGAGATCAGGGTTGAAGCGAAAAGTGTATTGCCTGTCCTTCTGGAGTGGGTGTCATCTGCGTGGGATGTTGACGTCCATATGTCCTCATTCGTGGTGGACGTGCATGCAGGTTGCGTCGTAACGGCACGTGGGGAGTTGCGCGGGAAGACGATTTTTGTCTGTCCCGGTGACGAAGTCGCTAGCCTAATGCCTGAACTGGCTCGCGAAATGGGTGTGCAACCCTGCAAGCTCCAAATGATGCGTCTCGCTGACCCAGGATACAAGCTCCCGTCACCCGTGATGAGCGATCTTGGGCTTGTTCGCTATCAGGGCTATTCTGAACTCGCTTCAGCAACGGCTCTGAAAGAGCGGTTGGAAAAAGAGCAATCGGCGGAACTTGCAGCCGGTGTTCACCTCATTGCAGTGCAATCGGGCGATGGAAGCATGATCGTAGGCGACAGTCACGCCTATTCCGACGCGTTGGATCCGTTCCAGCGAGCGAGTATCGACCAGCTTATTCTGGATGAGTTCGCGAATGTTCTTGGAACGCCACCAGTTGTTATCGAACGGTGGGTCGGAACATACGCATGGTCGCCGGAGCGCAATTGGTTCACCAAGGAGGTAGAGCCGGACGTCCATGTCACAGTGATTACATGTGGCGCCGGTATGTCGACAGCTTTCGCGATTGCAGAAGATGTCGTTGCGAGTGCGTTTCAGCCTTTAAGCGGGAGTGCCTCACGATGAGTGTCATCAGTACTGTCATATTCGATTGGGCGGGTACGATTGTAGATTTCGGATCCCGCGCACCAGTTGCCGCGATGAAGCGCGTATTCGAAGATGCCGGAATGCGGGTCTCCGAGGCGCAAATTCGGAAATATATGGGACTTGCAAAACGCGATCATGTCATCGCGATGCTTTCGGCACCAGAAGGACAAAGTGCGTGGCATTCCGCCAACCAGCGCGACTGGAATGAAAGCGATGTCGACCATCTTTTGACGCATCTGACGCCTGCCATGGCTATGTCTGCAGTGGAGTGTTCAGAGCTGATATCGGGGGCCAGAGAAATGATCGACTGGCTGGTCGTTCGAGGAATTCGGATTGGCTCCACGACGGGATACAACCGGGCAATGATGACCGACATTCTACCGCTTGCGGCAAAGCAAGGCTACACGCCCGAAGTCATTATCTGTGCAGGTGAAACCAGTTTGGGGCGGCCTGCTCCTCTGATGATCTGGAAGGTTCTGGAGACGCTGGAAAGCTGGCCGGTGCATTCTTGTCTCAAAGTAGATGATGCCCCCGTCGGGATTGAGGCGGGCGTAAATGCCGGCGTCTGGACGGTCGGCGTTGCTGGTTCGGGCAACGGGGTGGGAATGTCGCAAGACGAATTTTCAAGGTTAACTCCACAAGAGAAGGCTGCTGCGATGGCCCCTGCGGCAAAAGAGTTCGAACGTGCGGGGGCGGACTTTGTTGTGGAGAGCGTTGCGGACATATCTGGCACTATTGAACGGATCGACCGTCTTCTTCTGGAAGGTGAGCGGCCAGGTCGGCGACCGTGCGAGTCGTTCGTTTAGAGCCCGGCGCATTCTCATCCCACTGGACACTTTCGGGAAACTTTGACGTGAGCTCCAAACTGAATCCAGCGGGTAGGTCTGCCGTACAAAGCGTTCTGTTCGTTGTTTATGCGGGAAGTGCTGCCTTCGCAGCATATTTCTCGATGTATGCCTTCCGGAAACCTTTCGCTGCTGCGAATTATGAAGACGTGGCGAGTTGGGCATTCGGGCTGGATTTCAAGATCGCTCTCGTTCTTGCTCAACTTGTGGGATATGCCGCATCAAAGTTTTTGGGTGTCAAAATTCTTTCCGAGATGGGGAGAAGCAGACGAGGGGCTGCAATTGTTGGGCTGATCAGCATTGCCTGGGTCGCCCTGCTATTCTTCGCCGTGCTTCCCATCAGTCTGAAACCGCTGGCCATGGTGCTGAATGGTTTGGCGCTCGGTATGATTTGGGGGTTGGTTTTCGGCTATGTGGAGGGGCGGCGCACCAGTGAAATCCTCGGTGCGATCCTGTGCGCCAGCTTTATCGTCTCGTCAGGAATCGTGAAGAGCGCAGGAGTCTGGTTGATGAATGCATTCGGCGTCACGGAATTCTGGATGCCGGCAGCTACGGGTCTGTTATTCTTTCCATTGCTCCTTGTCTCAACGATTGGACTCTCCCTTCTTTCGCCTCCTGATCAGGACGACATCAATCTTCGTGTTGAGCGAAAACCGATGAATACCACTGACCGTCGTTCTTTTCTTGCGGCACTCGGTCCGGGCCTAGTCCCGGTTATCATCGCCTATGTTATGTTTACCATTATCCGGGACTTCCGTGACAGTTTCGCAGCAGAGATCTGGACCGACCTGGGATATGCGGGTGTGTCGAGTGTATTCACTGCCAGTGAAGCGCCGATCGCCATTGTCACACTGGCTGTGCTCGCAGCACTTTTTGTTATACGCAGCAATCGTCACGCGATATGGGCCATATGCCTGATCGTTATGTTTGGGTCTTCCCTGATAGTTGGGTCTACCTTTGCCTTTCAATCTGGTGGGCTGACACCACTCATGTGGATGGTCCTGTGTGGCGGGGGACTCTATCTCGCCTATACTCCGTTCAACGCCATGTTCTTTGACCGCCTCATCGCGGCGAGCGAGCGATCCGGCAATGCGGTTTTCCTGATCTATCTTGCGGACGCGTCGGGCTATGCTGGCAGTGTTGCTTTGCTGTTGGTCAAAAACTTCCTGAATCCGAATGTGGAATGGAAGAGCTTTTTTATCGGGCTCGCTTATGTCGGCGGCATCGCAAGTTTCTTACTCATTCTTGTGTCTTCACTGTACTTCCATAGTCGCCTTAAGACCGGCTGATGACAGGCGACATTCCAAGTTCTGCCTTGGCTTGCTGAGGCTTGCATATGAGGTTGCATTCCATGATTGACGCCAAAAATATCCTTCTGCTGATAATGCTGTCATTTGGGCTTGTTGCTTGTTCTTCAGAGGAGAATGGCCATCAAGCGGCCGACCTGATCTTGCGCAATGGCGTTGTGGTCACGATGGAAGCAGAGGCTCCCCAGGCCTCCGCTGTCGCAATCCGTGACGGGGTTATTACTGCTGTCGGAGACGATGCTGATGTGGACATGCTAATTGGAGGCAAAACGACAATAATCGATGCGGCAGGCCGCTTCGTGGTGCCCGGCTTCATCGACACCCATATGCACCCGCACCCGCTTTTCGATGAGATGAGTCCTTTTGGGAATTTGGATTTGACGCCGGAAGGTGGGATCATTTCCCGTGCCACGCTCATGGACAAGCTTCGCCAGAAAGTTTCGGTGACACCACCCGGTCAACTTATCATCGGTATGGGGTACAATGACAATATAGTGGACGGACATCCAACTGCGAGAGAGTTGGATCTCGTTGCACCGAATAATCCGGTGATTTTAGTCCATTCGAGCGGCCACCGTTCTGTTGTGAATACGTTCGCCCTCGACGCTGCGGGTATTACGGATGAAACGCCAGATACGCCTGGCTCGAAGATTGAGCGCGATGAAGATGGTCACGCAACGGGCATTATTCTTGAGCGTGTGCCGGAGCTCTATACGCTCTACGAAAACCGTCCGGAACCTGGTGAGGCAGAAACGCTTGAAGCGTATCGTAAGGAATTTCGCCAGTTTCTGTCCAATGGAATTGTCGCCGTTGCGGACGCCAGTGCAACACCCGAGACACTTTCTCTATACCGTACGCTTCTGAACGATGGTTTGCCAATACGGGTATATGCGATGACGTTGTCTACTCATCTTGATTGGCTTATCGAGAACCGAGGTGAAGCTGAGTGGCAGGTGCCCGGGCTGACCATGCGCACGGTAAAGGTATTTCACGGTAACTCTCTTTCCGGCAGAACGGCTTGGCTGTATGAACCCTATGCGAACGATCCCAATTATTTCGGCATTCCTCCATCGCGACCGCAGAAAGCCCTGAATGACTTAATTGGTCGCATCCATGCTGCGGGGCTCCAGGCGGCCGTGCATGCGAATGGTGATCGCGAGATTGATATGGTGTTGGACGCATTTGAACACGCACAGAAATCCGATCTAAATTTGGACGCGCGGCATCGGATAGAGCATGGTAGTGTCGTGAATACAGATATTCTGGATCGAATGAAGCATGGGCGCGTCGCATTAGCCCCGCATTCCTATGTTCTCAACCATGGGGAAAAAATGGAGGATTATGGTGCGATGCGCTGGAATTGGATGCATCCGAATCGTAGCGCACTTGATTGGGGTATCCCGATTGGCGGGAATTCCGATTATCCGGTCAGTCCTGCAAAGCCGATGCAGAGAGTTCAGAGTATGGTGACCCGAAAGGCACGCAGCAACGGTAAGATCTATGGCCTCAAGCAACGTATAACAATCGAGGACGCTTTGAAAGTCTGGACTCTCGGGAGCGCATATCTCCAGTTCGAAGAGAACACGTCCGGATCGATCAAACCTGGCAAACGAGGGGATCTTGTCGTGCTCTCAGAAGATCCACGGGCTGTCGACGAAG from the uncultured Hyphomonas sp. genome contains:
- a CDS encoding alkaline phosphatase D family protein, which produces MNDKSSTPKSGTLTRRDALRRVTGAAGLAALTGCQATGRDLSSAAPEQAKFGWGVASGDPTRSAVVIWTRAIPENPAATSLELVYELSEDPGFMRIVRSGAIRTSAGRDFTAKADVTGLEAGCTYFYRFRAGRALSPVGRTRTLPADDSKPINIALASCANFPSGFYNAYREISKIEDLDAVIHVGDYIYEHAAGEYDGAVGERIGRVHIPANEIVTLEDYRQRLAQYREDVDLQAAHAHAPFITVWDDHETANNSWQEGASGHDPETEGRWRTRRDAALQAYFEWLPMRDPQPGSARERLNRVYDFGSIASVVVIETRLTGRDKQLSYAEDMPMHKDGTPDIEAFERNVLESPDRSMMGASQEAWFAEALQSSRQRNMQWQVIANQTVMARMRTPDFMTVLPADIVEPAIERGGYVAGWLQRSTLGLPVGLDSWDGYPAARKRLYEAAQSAGANLVVLSGDSHMFWANDLHHPDSESFVGVELATGSITSPGGYGYISNTPEFYATVEDAVIRKNPDVKYANVRDHGFIHLTLTRDRVRARYIAVSTITDPNYVAHCFLDVVATPKSGLKRS
- a CDS encoding IS6 family transposase — its product is MPQNPFRYFETSPEIIQLSVMMYVRFPLSLRNVEDLLHERRIEICHEIVRQWVDRFGTYFAHKIRKRRSKAMRQSPQWHWHLDEVFVKIRGERHYLWRAIDHEGEVLESYVTKKRDKAAALKFLKKAMKRYGNPHVVLTDRCPSYRAAMKVIGSEGRQETGRHLNNRAENSHFPFRRRERAMSRFRRMRSLQKFASIHSSVYSHLNHQRGIESRPRFKSLRDAALFEWRELVVA
- a CDS encoding LysR substrate-binding domain-containing protein, which gives rise to MTINFQHLRAFHAIALEQGVSRAARRLNVSQPTLSKQLKALEDRYQLKLIEGTRPPLSLTPAGESLLKRTTALFGVADEISLLLGETKTEEGGTIRLGTDSPPQTAEFMAAYLAHAPETDFKVTVSNAQATNELLLKAQIDVAIVCEPFVHSDYVYAPLYSDTLVAVVHADWDDHGAKQFDLLRLQSEVLLIREPTSRTLSSIKRILSESSVEPARIMEMHTREMIREAIANNIGISLMLRHECPPDPRIRTVEISSNSKSLTVNGYLAIRGERKRLPAIRLALTVANAFATARGLI
- a CDS encoding TIGR03364 family FAD-dependent oxidoreductase; this encodes MQVKTVCGFSYMANEYDVVVVGAGIVGIAHALAAAKFGARVALVEARPKAVGASIRNFGFVTVTGQERHQMWSLARRSRNRWAEVASATGIKVEQTGMIMAARRREAAAVLEEFLDTEMGEDCILADPRELQRHAPGVPFENLICALVSPHEIRVEAKSVLPVLLEWVSSAWDVDVHMSSFVVDVHAGCVVTARGELRGKTIFVCPGDEVASLMPELAREMGVQPCKLQMMRLADPGYKLPSPVMSDLGLVRYQGYSELASATALKERLEKEQSAELAAGVHLIAVQSGDGSMIVGDSHAYSDALDPFQRASIDQLILDEFANVLGTPPVVIERWVGTYAWSPERNWFTKEVEPDVHVTVITCGAGMSTAFAIAEDVVASAFQPLSGSASR
- the phnX gene encoding phosphonoacetaldehyde hydrolase — encoded protein: MSVISTVIFDWAGTIVDFGSRAPVAAMKRVFEDAGMRVSEAQIRKYMGLAKRDHVIAMLSAPEGQSAWHSANQRDWNESDVDHLLTHLTPAMAMSAVECSELISGAREMIDWLVVRGIRIGSTTGYNRAMMTDILPLAAKQGYTPEVIICAGETSLGRPAPLMIWKVLETLESWPVHSCLKVDDAPVGIEAGVNAGVWTVGVAGSGNGVGMSQDEFSRLTPQEKAAAMAPAAKEFERAGADFVVESVADISGTIERIDRLLLEGERPGRRPCESFV
- a CDS encoding DUF5690 family protein; protein product: MSSKLNPAGRSAVQSVLFVVYAGSAAFAAYFSMYAFRKPFAAANYEDVASWAFGLDFKIALVLAQLVGYAASKFLGVKILSEMGRSRRGAAIVGLISIAWVALLFFAVLPISLKPLAMVLNGLALGMIWGLVFGYVEGRRTSEILGAILCASFIVSSGIVKSAGVWLMNAFGVTEFWMPAATGLLFFPLLLVSTIGLSLLSPPDQDDINLRVERKPMNTTDRRSFLAALGPGLVPVIIAYVMFTIIRDFRDSFAAEIWTDLGYAGVSSVFTASEAPIAIVTLAVLAALFVIRSNRHAIWAICLIVMFGSSLIVGSTFAFQSGGLTPLMWMVLCGGGLYLAYTPFNAMFFDRLIAASERSGNAVFLIYLADASGYAGSVALLLVKNFLNPNVEWKSFFIGLAYVGGIASFLLILVSSLYFHSRLKTG
- a CDS encoding amidohydrolase; translated protein: MIDAKNILLLIMLSFGLVACSSEENGHQAADLILRNGVVVTMEAEAPQASAVAIRDGVITAVGDDADVDMLIGGKTTIIDAAGRFVVPGFIDTHMHPHPLFDEMSPFGNLDLTPEGGIISRATLMDKLRQKVSVTPPGQLIIGMGYNDNIVDGHPTARELDLVAPNNPVILVHSSGHRSVVNTFALDAAGITDETPDTPGSKIERDEDGHATGIILERVPELYTLYENRPEPGEAETLEAYRKEFRQFLSNGIVAVADASATPETLSLYRTLLNDGLPIRVYAMTLSTHLDWLIENRGEAEWQVPGLTMRTVKVFHGNSLSGRTAWLYEPYANDPNYFGIPPSRPQKALNDLIGRIHAAGLQAAVHANGDREIDMVLDAFEHAQKSDLNLDARHRIEHGSVVNTDILDRMKHGRVALAPHSYVLNHGEKMEDYGAMRWNWMHPNRSALDWGIPIGGNSDYPVSPAKPMQRVQSMVTRKARSNGKIYGLKQRITIEDALKVWTLGSAYLQFEENTSGSIKPGKRGDLVVLSEDPRAVDEDQIGDISVDYTIVGGAIVYKRDVAAGPEADTW